A single region of the Pseudomonas mandelii genome encodes:
- the pgl gene encoding 6-phosphogluconolactonase — translation MAISELKLPQGVSAHEFKSPVLLADGLALNVAKQLSDAIDARGSATLVVSGGRSPVAFFQNLAKQKLDWSKVVVTLADERWVPVEHADSNAGLLKRYLLQGPAAKAQFLSLYSATANLEQAAEQADRLLAELPPIDVLILGMGDDGHTASLFPNSPNLIDALKVDGTRRCYPMLAPTVPHQRLTMSRALLASAKTTVLSISGQSKLTTLSAALAGDDVAAMPIRAFLQPTLEIYWCP, via the coding sequence ATGGCGATATCTGAATTGAAACTGCCTCAGGGCGTCAGCGCCCATGAGTTCAAAAGCCCGGTGTTGCTGGCCGATGGTCTGGCGCTGAATGTGGCCAAGCAACTGAGTGACGCCATCGACGCTCGCGGCAGCGCGACGCTGGTGGTGTCCGGTGGCCGCAGCCCGGTGGCTTTTTTCCAAAACCTGGCGAAGCAGAAACTCGACTGGTCCAAGGTCGTGGTCACCCTGGCCGACGAGCGTTGGGTGCCGGTCGAGCATGCCGACAGCAATGCCGGTCTGCTCAAGCGTTACCTGTTGCAAGGCCCGGCAGCCAAGGCTCAGTTTCTGAGCCTCTACAGCGCCACTGCGAACCTTGAGCAGGCCGCCGAGCAGGCCGACCGTTTGCTCGCCGAATTGCCGCCGATCGATGTGTTGATCCTCGGCATGGGCGATGACGGTCACACCGCTTCGCTGTTCCCCAACAGCCCGAACCTGATCGATGCCTTGAAAGTCGACGGCACCCGTCGGTGCTATCCGATGCTGGCACCGACCGTGCCGCATCAGCGACTGACCATGAGCCGCGCGCTGCTGGCCTCGGCCAAGACCACCGTTCTATCGATTTCCGGTCAGTCCAAACTGACCACTTTGAGTGCCGCATTGGCCGGTGACGATGTCGCCGCCATGCCGATTCGCGCGTTTCTGCAACCTACGTTAGAGATTTACTGGTGCCCATGA
- the zwf gene encoding glucose-6-phosphate dehydrogenase, producing the protein MPSITVEPCTFALFGALGDLALRKLFPALYQLDGAGLLHEETRIIALAREPGSEQEHLAFIASELRRYVGAKELDEAVVERFLARLSYLHVDFLKADDYVALAEMAGSAQRVIAYFATPAAVYGAICENLSKVGLTENTRVVLEKPIGSDLESSRKVNDAVAQFFPENRTYRIDHYLGKETVQNLIALRFANSLFETQWNQNYISHVEITVAEKVGIEGRWGYFDKAGQLRDMIQNHLLQLLCLIAMDPPADLSADSIRDEKVKVLKALAPISPEGLTTQVVRGQYIAGYSEGKPVPGYLEEPNSNTQSDTETFVALRADIRNWRWAGVPFYLRTGKRMPQKLSQIVIHFKEPSHYIFAPEQRLQISNKLIIRLQPDEGISLRVMTKEQGLDKGMQLRSGPLQLNFSDTYRSARIPDAYERLLLEVMRGNQNLFVRKDEIEAAWKWCDQLIAGWKKSGDAPKPYAAGSWGPMSSIALITRDGRSWYGDI; encoded by the coding sequence ATGCCTTCGATTACGGTTGAACCGTGCACCTTTGCCTTGTTCGGCGCCCTCGGTGACTTGGCCCTGCGCAAACTGTTTCCTGCCCTTTATCAACTCGATGGCGCAGGCCTGCTGCACGAGGAAACGCGGATTATCGCGCTGGCCCGTGAGCCAGGCAGCGAGCAGGAACACCTGGCGTTCATCGCCTCCGAACTGCGCCGTTATGTAGGTGCCAAAGAGCTGGACGAAGCTGTGGTCGAACGCTTCCTGGCCCGTTTGAGCTACCTGCATGTCGACTTCCTCAAGGCCGACGATTACGTCGCCCTGGCCGAAATGGCCGGCAGCGCCCAGCGTGTGATTGCCTACTTCGCCACGCCGGCCGCCGTTTACGGTGCGATCTGCGAGAACCTGTCGAAGGTCGGCCTGACTGAAAACACCCGCGTGGTGCTGGAAAAGCCCATCGGTTCGGACCTGGAATCCTCGCGCAAGGTCAACGACGCCGTGGCGCAGTTCTTCCCGGAGAACCGCACCTACCGCATCGATCACTACCTGGGCAAAGAGACCGTCCAGAACCTGATCGCCCTGCGTTTCGCCAACAGCCTGTTCGAAACCCAGTGGAACCAAAATTATATCTCCCACGTGGAAATCACCGTGGCCGAGAAGGTCGGCATCGAAGGCCGCTGGGGTTACTTCGACAAGGCTGGTCAGCTGCGGGACATGATCCAGAATCACCTGCTGCAACTGCTCTGCCTGATCGCCATGGACCCGCCGGCCGACCTGTCCGCCGACAGCATCCGTGACGAGAAAGTCAAAGTGCTCAAGGCCCTGGCGCCTATCAGCCCGGAAGGCCTGACTACACAAGTGGTGCGCGGCCAGTACATCGCCGGGTACAGCGAAGGCAAACCGGTTCCGGGGTATCTGGAAGAACCGAATTCGAACACCCAAAGCGACACCGAAACCTTCGTCGCCCTGCGTGCGGACATCCGCAACTGGCGCTGGGCCGGCGTGCCGTTTTACCTGCGCACCGGCAAGCGCATGCCGCAGAAGCTGTCGCAGATCGTCATCCACTTCAAGGAACCGTCGCACTACATCTTCGCCCCCGAGCAGCGCCTGCAAATCAGCAACAAGCTGATTATCCGCCTGCAACCGGATGAAGGCATTTCCTTGCGTGTGATGACCAAAGAACAAGGCCTGGACAAGGGTATGCAGTTGCGCAGCGGTCCGTTGCAGCTGAATTTTTCCGACACTTATCGCAGCGCACGGATTCCCGATGCCTACGAGCGGTTGTTGCTGGAAGTGATGCGCGGCAATCAGAACCTGTTTGTCCGTAAAGATGAAATCGAAGCCGCGTGGAAGTGGTGTGACCAGTTGATCGCCGGGTGGAAAAAATCCGGTGATGCGCCCAAGCCGTATGCGGCTGGGTCCTGGGGACCGATGAGCTCCATTGCTCTGATCACGCGGGATGGGAGGTCGTGGTATGGCGATATCTGA
- a CDS encoding MurR/RpiR family transcriptional regulator, which translates to MRNLLEQIQNRLEDLNKAERKVAEVILLNPELATRFSIAALAQASKVSEPTVNRFCRSFGVSGYPELKLQLAQSLASGAAYVSRAVEADDNPEAYTKKIFGSAIASLDSALQALDPNLISRAVDLLIQARQIHFFGLGASAPVALDAQHKFFRFNLAVTAHADVLMQRMIASVAHTGELFVIISYTGRTRELVEVARIARENGASVLGLTAEGSPLAKASTLSLNIPLPEDTDIYMPMTSRIIQLTVLDVLATGMTLRRGVDFQPHLRKIKESLNASRYPVGDEFN; encoded by the coding sequence GTGCGAAATTTACTGGAACAGATCCAGAATCGCCTTGAAGACCTGAACAAGGCGGAACGCAAAGTCGCCGAAGTGATCCTGCTCAACCCAGAGCTGGCCACCCGGTTCAGCATTGCCGCCCTCGCCCAGGCCTCTAAGGTCAGCGAGCCGACGGTCAACCGTTTCTGCCGTTCGTTCGGCGTCAGTGGCTACCCGGAGCTCAAGCTTCAACTGGCCCAGAGCCTGGCCAGCGGCGCGGCGTATGTCAGCCGTGCAGTCGAGGCCGATGACAATCCCGAGGCGTACACCAAGAAGATTTTCGGCAGCGCCATTGCGTCGCTGGACAGTGCCTTGCAGGCACTGGACCCGAACCTGATCAGCCGCGCCGTCGACTTGTTGATCCAGGCCCGACAGATCCACTTCTTCGGCCTTGGCGCCTCGGCCCCGGTGGCGCTGGATGCGCAGCACAAGTTCTTCCGCTTCAACCTGGCGGTCACCGCCCATGCCGACGTGCTGATGCAGCGCATGATTGCGTCGGTGGCGCATACCGGCGAGTTGTTCGTGATCATTTCCTACACCGGCCGCACCCGCGAACTGGTGGAAGTGGCGCGTATCGCCCGGGAGAACGGCGCTTCAGTGCTGGGGCTGACGGCCGAGGGGTCGCCTTTGGCCAAGGCCAGCACCTTGAGCCTGAACATTCCGTTGCCGGAAGACACCGACATCTATATGCCGATGACGTCGCGGATCATCCAGCTGACCGTGCTGGATGTGCTGGCCACCGGCATGACCTTGCGCCGTGGCGTGGACTTCCAGCCGCATTTGCGCAAGATCAAAGAGAGCCTCAATGCCAGTCGGTATCCGGTTGGGGATGAGTTTAACTAG